CGGCCGTACTCCCACAATGCCTTTTGCAGCAGGCCACGTCCGCGATTGAGCCGCGAACGCACGGTCCCCACGGGCACCGCCAGCAAGGCCGCTGCTTCCTCATAGGTATACCCTTGCAGTTCCACCAGCACAACCACCAGCCGATAGGCGTCCGGGAGGGCGTCGACGGCGCGGGCGAGATCCTCCTGATCGAGCCCGTCCACGAACTGCTGCTCGGCGGTACCCCACCACAGCAGGAAGGGCTGATGGAGCTTGCGGAACAGGGAGAAGGAGGCCGCGTCCTCGGCATCAGCGGGCAGTTCGTCCCAGGAGGCCTCATGGTCCTGGCGGGAGCGGCGGCGGCGCCACTGGGTGCAGAAGGTGTTGTTCAGGATGCGGAACATCCAGCCCTCGAAGTGCCCCCAGTCACGCAACTCGGGCAGCTTCTCCCAGGCCCGCTCCACCGCCTCGGCCACCACGTCTTCGGCGTCGTCGGGGTTGCGGGTGAGGCGCAATGCGGTGCCGTAGAGGCGGTCCAGCACGCACTCCAGGCGCTCCTCGAAGCGCGTGCATAACACCTCACGCTGGTGGCGCTTCTGGCTGTCCCCGTCTGCCACGACTGCCCTCGCCCAGGGAGGCGTCCGTCTTCACTCCCTGCTCCCGGAAGTCTAGTCCTTTTCGTCGGATGTCCAGAGAGCTTGGAACCATTCGGCACCTGCCGTGCGTCCTTGGGAACACTCCGGGAGATGCGTTCCGGGGTGATGCCAACGCGAAACGGAGGAGAGACCGCCATGAGCACAGCAACAACAGCAATCCGCGAATCCGGCCTGGTGAACCAGGAGGCCCTGCGCCAGAAGGTGAAGGACATGTACCGCCGGGTGGCGAAGGAGCCCGAGGGGGATTTCCACTTCGCCATGGGCCGGCCCCTGGCCGAGGAGCTGGGCTATCCCCCAGCGGACCTGGACCGCATTCCCCGGCAGGCGCTGGAGTCCTTCGCCGGGGTCGGGTACTTCCTGGGCCTCGCGGACATCCAGCCCGGCGAGCGGGTGCTGGACCTCGGCAGCGGCTCCGGGACCGATACTTTCCTGGCCGCCCTGTACACCGGCACGGAGGGTCACGTTCTGGGGCTGGACATGACCGACGCGCAGCGGGACAAGGCCCAGCGGCTGGCGGAGGAAGCCTGGTTCACGAACATCAGCTTCCATGCCGGCTACATCGAGGAGACACCGTTCGAAGACGCCAGCGTGGACGTGGTGATCAGCAACGGCGTCATCAACCTGTCCGCGGAGAAGGACCGGGTGTTCGCCGAGATCGCCCGGGTGCTGCGGCCCGGGGGGCGACTGGCACTGTCGGACATCGTCACCGAGAGCCAGCTCCCAGAGAAGGTGAAGTGCGACGCCACCCTGTGGGCGGCCTGCATCGGCGGCGCCATGCAGCAGAACGACTACCGGGGCGGAATGACCGCCGCCGGCCTGCGGGTGGCGACGATACAGGACAACCCGCAGTACCGCTTCCTCACCGAGGCCGCCCAGGGCGCAAGCCGCGCCTATGGGGTGAAGAGCGTGAACGTGCTGGCGGTGAAGCCGGCGTAACACGGTGCGAACCAACCAGTAGGAGATCAGCCATGAACCGTTTGACCATCATTACCACTGCATCCGCCCTGGCCCTTGGCCTGTCCACGGCCCTGGCGGGGGACAACCACTACGAGCCGGGCTCCGGCGGGCACCTGTTCGTCATGGGCGACGAACTGGAGTGGGGCCCGGTGAGCTCCATGGGCGAAGGGGCCGAGATCGCCGTGATCGAAGGGGATCTCGGCAAGGAAGAGCCCTTCACCTTCCGCCTGCGGCTGGAGGACGGCTACGAGATCAAGCCGCACGTCCATCCGGCGTACGAACGCGGCACCATCCTCCAGGGCACCCTGCATTTCGCCCATGGCGAGGAGTTCGACCGCGATCAGACCAAGGCCCTGCCCGAAGGGAGCACCTTCATCATGGCACCGGGGGCGCCCATGTACGGCTACGCCGAGGGTGAGGTGATCTTCCAGCTTCACGGGGAAGGCCCCTGGGGCATCGAGTACCTCAACGAGGAGCACGATCCCCGGCAATAGGGCCGGGTCAACACCGGGCCGTGGGGTACGGCAATACCCTGCGGCCCGGCTCAGCGAGGCCCATGACAGGCGCGGAGGGGGTACACCATGCAACCGGACGCGGTGGACAAAATCGGGGAATGCCGCTGGCAGCTCCTGTGCCTCCGGTGCCGCCAGTTGGTCCCGCGCATGAGGACAATCCTGGTGCTGGCGGCCGTGGTGCCGACGGTGGCAAAGGTTGCGGGGACGTCTCCGGAGTGGCTGCTTCAGGGCACGGACAGCATGCTTGTGCTGATCGCTGCCTGCGTGATCTACGCGCTGCTTCTCGCCATTCCCTTCATTCCGTCGGTGGAGATCGGGCTGCTGATCATGGTGCTGTTCGGGGCACCGGGAGCCGCGGGGGCCTATCTGGCGACCTGTACCGGCCTTGCCGGAGCCTACCTGATCGGCCGTCGACTGGGCGGTACCGGGCCGTTCCGGCGGATCAACCTGCCGCCCCGCTACAGCGCACGGCTGAGTGCCATCACCGCCCGACTGCCCGCCGGCCTGCTGCCGGTACTCTCGCTAGCCACGCTGCTGAACATGCCCGGTAACACCGCCTTGGGCGGTGGCGGCGGTATCGCCATGGCCTACGGCGCCGGCCGCCTTCTCTCCGCCCCCGCCTTCCTGACCACCGTGGCTCTGGCCACGGGCATTCTGCCTCTCGCCTTTGTCACCGGCCTGGTCGGGCTGGAGCGCTGGTTGGATCCGTAACGGGCACGTGGATTGACGGCTGCGACCCGGTATCCAGGCTCGCCTAACCAACGTCCTGCAGGTTCCATCAACTCACCCCCGACAATCAGATAACCACCTGATCATTAAATTGTGAACTGCACCGCAGCACTCGACGGCGAAGAAGCGTAGATTGGAACCATAGACAGATGCACTGCGAGGTCTCCTCCAGGCGATTTCCGCCGATGGACCGGCAACCAGGGAATCGCCATTTTGACTCCACCTCCAAGGGGTCTGAGCGCGTTAAGGCAGGGATCCCCTGCCTTTTTTTTTGTCCGTCGCAAGCATCAGCCCTCGGCCACCCGCCCCAGCGTTGGCTCCCCTGTTCACGCGAGCGATGCTGAGCCATCACCGGGGCACCCTCTTCTGCTCCGACTCCTCTGGGACCGCTCCGGGCTGAGGATTATCCCCCGCTCCGGGTAACCGCCCCGGCCGGCGAGTTCGTGGACTCGCAACGGTCAAGGCGTGGTCCGACACCACTCGGTAAAACGCCTCCGGCGATCGAACCCACGGCTGGTAGACCAGTACCGGACGAATAACTCCTCGAGTTTGCTAACCTA
The DNA window shown above is from Aquisalimonas sp. 2447 and carries:
- a CDS encoding methyltransferase domain-containing protein; translated protein: MSTATTAIRESGLVNQEALRQKVKDMYRRVAKEPEGDFHFAMGRPLAEELGYPPADLDRIPRQALESFAGVGYFLGLADIQPGERVLDLGSGSGTDTFLAALYTGTEGHVLGLDMTDAQRDKAQRLAEEAWFTNISFHAGYIEETPFEDASVDVVISNGVINLSAEKDRVFAEIARVLRPGGRLALSDIVTESQLPEKVKCDATLWAACIGGAMQQNDYRGGMTAAGLRVATIQDNPQYRFLTEAAQGASRAYGVKSVNVLAVKPA
- a CDS encoding cupin domain-containing protein: MNRLTIITTASALALGLSTALAGDNHYEPGSGGHLFVMGDELEWGPVSSMGEGAEIAVIEGDLGKEEPFTFRLRLEDGYEIKPHVHPAYERGTILQGTLHFAHGEEFDRDQTKALPEGSTFIMAPGAPMYGYAEGEVIFQLHGEGPWGIEYLNEEHDPRQ
- a CDS encoding RNA polymerase sigma factor; this translates as MADGDSQKRHQREVLCTRFEERLECVLDRLYGTALRLTRNPDDAEDVVAEAVERAWEKLPELRDWGHFEGWMFRILNNTFCTQWRRRRSRQDHEASWDELPADAEDAASFSLFRKLHQPFLLWWGTAEQQFVDGLDQEDLARAVDALPDAYRLVVVLVELQGYTYEEAAALLAVPVGTVRSRLNRGRGLLQKALWEYGRQTEQGSPSCQKPPGDGEERQ